The following nucleotide sequence is from Austwickia chelonae.
AACCGATGGCCTGGAGGACACCGCGGTTCCTCGCGTCCTGGCGTTTCCAAGCCAGGACGATGAATGTCGCGATGGCACCGGTCAACGCCATGGCGAAGAGCACGGACCATGTCGTGACCGCTTCGGCCGGAGCAGAGGCACTGTTGCGGAAACGTTCGTAGAAGTGGGCGCGTAGTTCCTGATCCTCCGGGAGGGAACGGAAGATCTCTGCACCGGGGCGAGAGACCACGGCGTAGTCGTACCGGTCCTCCAGCTCAAGCCAGGGCCAGTGCCGGAGAACAGCGGGGGAGACCACCAGCCCCGGGTGGTTCGCGGAGCGCTCCTGGTAGGGGAAGGAGCGAGTCCTGATGGTTGCTTTTTCGGTGAACTCCGGCGTCGAGGTGCCTACGGGAACCACGTCCGGCCAGCCACTGCCCTTGGTGAGTGCCAGCCGGCCCGCGGCGAACTCTTTTCTCTCCTCGTCGCTCAGCTCTGCGCCTGCCAGGTAGGACGCCGACTCCACATCGGCGATGGTGAGATTCGAGTTGGTGAAGGAGCCCAGCTGCTCCTGACGGCACACCTCTTCCGCGGGGTGACGAGCAGAGCCCGGGGGAAGGCTTCGGCACAGGACCTGGTGGCTTCCGCCGTAGACGAAGTCTCGGCGAGTTCCGTCCGACATCATGCCTCGTTGCCATGTCGCCTTGGTGTCGAGGCGCTGCTGTTCCTGCTGGGTCAAGGCCCGAGTGGTATTGACCACGCTGTCTTTGGTGTCGAGTGGAGAGACGTGATAGTCGGCCACGCCTATCTGAAGACCGAAAGCTACGACATGAATGAACACCGCAGTACCGATCAAGGCGGTGAAAGCGCAGACAATGCCATTGTTTCGTCGTCCGGAACGGGCTACGGCCTGCATCGGCACAGAGATCAGAGGAGGAAGTGCGCGGCGCACTACACGTCTCGCCATCAAAGGAAGGACGCGTGGAACAAGCACGAACAGGGCGACAGCGATCAGGAAGATGCCGGCCAGGATCATCGGTTGCCAGTTCGGATTCGTCGAACCGATCCAGGCGCAGAGTATTCCGAGCGCTAAGAGTCCGATACAGATGGTTGCGGTAGTTCTTTCGGCAATATTTTTCTGAGAACGACGGTGGATGTATTCAGCGAAGAATCTTCGACATTGCCACCATGACGCCGCTATAAAAGCGATCAGGGCGAGAGTCAGGATCCAGCGGAATTCCGGTGAGATATCTTTAACGGTTCCCCATAGTTGCCCATGTCTCTCCTCGAGAGCACGCACTATTCGCTCGGTGAGCAGGGGGGTAGCCGCATAGGACGCCAGTATCCCCAGGGTCGCGCCAATCAGTAGGGGAGAAATCGCCGACAACGTGATCACCTGTTGTGGCAGGCCCACTCTATGAAGGCAGATGAAGTCTTTCTCTTGCTCTTTCAGAAGGATGGAGCTGAACCCGATAAGGACCGCCATGAGAACTACGAGGAATGTGGCGATCAAAGCAGCTGAGCTGCCCAGGCCCAACCCATGAGTCTTTGTTCTGTAACTGACTTCAGTATCTGGCTGGACGAGATATTTTGCGTGATGGGAAGTCAGGAAGGATTCCGCGGGCTGGGTTGACGTCAGATAGGACGACCTGGCCGTCAGGCCAGGTAGTCGATCTGCAGCGGACGGGGGAGCCACCCAGCCTAAGCGTCGAATATCTTGTGGGTCGACATGAACTGCCGAAACGGTGAACCTGGAGTTGTCGATCGTGACTTCGCTGCCGACGGCTGCCCCGATTCGCTGGGCCAGCGCCTCAGTCAGGGCGAGTGAGTCAGGGGCCGGGGAGAACGAACCGTTCTTGACCACCGTCAAACTTTTGAGTCGTTGATCATCAGCCGGAAATATTCTTCCGGTAGCTTCGGCGGACTTCGCCTCATGCGTGACCTGAGCCGACTCGATGTGCTGCATCATGGCATGTGGGCCGAGCAGCTCTCTGGCCTCTTCGCTCAAAGGTCGACCGTCGGAAGTCTCTACGATCCCGTCATAGGTGCCATAGGAACGTTCCCTGATCTGTTCTTGTGAAAGGGATGTCGTACGTTCGACACTGGCGGCTGTGGCCAGTGGAAGCAGGCATGAGAGGCACCCTAGAAAAGCTAATGACACCATGATGTGGTATTTGCGCACTTGAGCGACCGCTAAAGTCAATGTGCTGGATAGATGAAGCTTCTTCACGACGGCATTCACGAATATTCCCTGCGCGCCTGCGAAGAAAGCGATTTATCACATTGCTCTAGGTCAAGAACTTCATGACAGCGGTGGGCTATCTCTGCATCGTGGGTCGCAATGATGCAGCACATCCCTCGAGCGTGTGCTTGCTCCATCAGGAGATCGATGACGATAGTGCTGTTGATCGAGTCCAGTGAGCCAGTGGGTTCGTCGGCGAGGATGACGGATTTGTCGCCGACGAGAGCGCGAGCGACGGCGACGCGCTGCTGTTCACCCCCAGAAAGTTGCTCCGGTAAGGAGCGTGACAGCGATCCCATCTGCACCTTTTCTAAGGTGCTCTGGGCTTGTGCTCGAGACTCCTTGACGGTGAGCCCGTTCAGCTGAAGGGGGAGGGCAATATTGTCTAATGCTGTGAGATAACTGACCAGGTTCCATTCCTGGAACACAAAACCAATGTGCGTGGACCGAAATTTAGCCTGCTGGGAAGCGGAGACTGCTGAAAGAACCGTATCTCCGATCAGAACGCTGCCTTCCGTCGGGGTGAGAAGTCCTCCGAGAATATTAAGAATCGTGGATTTTCCGCATCCAGAGGTTCCGGTCAGGGCAAGGCTTTCCCCTGGAGGTACTGAGAAGTTGATGTCTTGAAAGATAGTTCTTTGTCGCTTGCCGTCCGGAAAATCCATGCCTAATGACTTGGCTTGAAGTAACATTCAAAATTGACTCCTTGAAAGTGGAGCTAGGCGACGATCCCATATGCCCCGATCGATCAATGATTCAGTGATGTGTCCTGTTCGCCGCTATGTCGCTGAAACCGATCCCGGTTCCATCCCCGGAAGTTCTGGGCATGGAAAGAAGGTTCCTCTTGCAGTATGGAACTGGCGGGCTGAGGACGATGGTTCATTTCTGCTGTTTCGAGGATCTCTAGAGGTTTTCTTTACTTCGAGCTTCGTGTCATAGGGCAAGGGCAGGGCACCCGCTTCGTGCTTCTGTACGGCAAACGGGTGGTTTCCGAAGCGAAGCTTCGGAAACCACCCGTCGATTAGCGGTATCGGGAGGATCAGGCAGCGGCCCGAGAGTTCTCCTGCGCGTCCTGCGCCGACCAGCGGGCCAGGACGATGCGGGCCGAGTCGATGCCCACGACCAGGGATGCGCCCATCATGATGGCGTCCTTGATGACCAATCGCCCGACCCCGGAGAGATAGGGGAAGCCGTGGTGGGCGTCACCGAGGTTGGGGACCCACGCCTCGGGAGTGGTGAACAGGAAGCTCAGGGTGGCGAAGCTCATGGCGAACAGGGCCAGCCCGCCGAGTGCGCCGATGAGCGGCGACAGCCAGTGCAGGGCGATCATGATGCCGATGATCACGATGATCGCGCCGATGAACAGCGCAGCCGGGTAGGTGCCATTCATCAGGTGCCAGTCCTTGTTGGCCTGGACCAGTGCGCCTTCGGGGTTGCGGTGCTTCTTGTAGTTACCCGGGTCCTTGTACAGCCAGCTCATGAACGGGCTGTTGGAGACGAAGTGGATGATTCCTTCGGCCTCGTAGGGGATGATCTTCAGCCCGCCGATCCAGACGGTCACGGTGATGAGTCCCAGTCGCGTCAGCGTCATGGCAGCCCGATCGAAGGCCATCAGGCGTTCCAGCAACGGCTGGAGAATTTCTTTTAATTTGCCCGTCTTCATAGGTTGTATGATAACTCACGTATATGAAGCATGAGCTGGCCGGGTCCGGTGGCGCTGAAATTGATCGCGGGTAAAGCGGAATCTAGTGTGTCGTGTCACATAATATTTTGTGGGAAAATGCGTTTTGCTTCCAAAGCGTTTTCATCCTTGGGGTTCGGGGAGATGATGTAGGAAATTCCTTTATGCGTGAATATCGTTGACTGACAGCGATATACGTGAATCTGGGCCGGTCGGGGGTGCAAGCTGACCCCGGGGGGGGTCGAGCAGGTGTCCGAGATATCGCCCGAAAGTGTGACAGGGCTGGGTTGGGGATGGCGACCGGCCCTGTCGAAGCGATCGGTCGCTAATGTACCCTTTGCGGCCTGATCATATATCATCCGTGTCGAAAGGGGGCGCGGGATCCCCTCTTACTTTTTTTGCTGCCTGTAAATAATTAATTTTCATTCAATGCGGGGATAAATCGAATTTTTCTTTGGGGAGTAGCTGAATGGAGAAGCCCCTGTCGGCGTCTTTCGTGAACTGAGCTGCCAGACAACCCCGGACAACAGCAACAACGCTGATCGGAAGGTGAAGACAGCCCGCCAGGAGTCACCTCACCGCAGCGGGACCGCTCACCAAGCAGTACGAGACGACATCGACCGACACCTCCGCGGACAGGCCCGGGTAATGCCGGTCCAAAGCCGCCTGCAACTCCGCCAACGACCCGAAACCATCCACACGGGCAATCTCCTCGGTGAGCTCCGCCCGACGCATCGACACCACCGAGACCACCTCGGCCGGGATCTCCACGACCTCCCCCGAAGACCTCTCGAAGAAGATCACCACCGGACCCACCGCGAAAGGATCGTCCACCCGGATCGTCTGCAACTTCAGGCCACGACGCACCAAATGCTCGTAGCCCTCCCACATCGACATCCGCTGCGTCACGCCCGCATCCCCTTCCCCACGAACACCGCCACCGCCACCGCAGCCACCACCGCCGACAGCGCGCCCTTCGTGATCGCCAAATACACCGCTGAACGCAGATCATGCGCCAACAACCCCGCCGCCACCACAGCACCCACGACCCCCGCCGCCGGCGCCGCCCACAGAATCACCGTCGACCGAGGATGCCGACGAGCCACCAACTCACCCACCGGCCGCCGCCGCCACGCCACCACCACCGCAGCCAGGCAAGCCGACAGACCGAACAGACCACTCGCATACTGCGCCCACGACACCCCCGGCAAACCACCATGCGAAGCCGCCAACCACGGAATATGCGTCGCACCCCACCGACCGGCATGAGTGAACTCATCCCACACCGCATGGGTCACCGCCCCCAGCACCACCCCCAAAGGCACCAACAACCACGACCGGCCAGCCGACGACACACCCCCAGGCGGCAGAACCCGCCCCGGCACCACCGGCGGCAACCGCCTCCGCACCACCCCCGGAGCCGCATCCGCCAGACAGGGCCACAACCACGCCACCCACAACCACCAGATCACAACCCCCGCCGCCAGATCCACCGTCACCAGACCCGACACCGAATGCGTGAAACCGTAAAAACCCTCCACCCCGAGAAACAACGGCAGATCCGGGACCATGCTGCCCACCACCAACGCCGACAACGGAAGACCAGAACGAGACAACGGCAGCACCGCAGCAGGATGGGCAAAAGTCACCGGCATGCCGCCACCCTAAGAGCCCCACGTGCACACACCCTGAAGACCCCGGGCAGTAGGGTGGCCACGTCGCCCGCCACCAGCCACCGCACACCGTCCTGCCTGGAGGACACCCTGACCACCACGCCACAGGACAACGACCCCGCCACCCGCGACACCCCGCCCCTCGACCACACCGGCCTCACCGGAGGGCCCCAACTCGTTCGACGACTCATCCGACGCGAACACCGGCGACTCCTGGCCACCGCCCTCGCCGCCGCCACCATCAGCGGGCTCACCCTCGTCATCCCCCTCGCCATCGGACGCGCCATCGACGCCGGCCTCGTCGCCCGCGACCTCACCGGCGGCGCCCTGTGGATCGCCGTCATCCTCACCGCCTACCTCCTCCGCGCCGCCGCCACCCTCATGCGACTCATCGGCGACCGCGGCGCCAACCACGCCGGACACGACCTGCGCCTCGCCGTCCTCGACCGACTCCTCGACCCCACCGGACTCGCCGGCGACCGACGACTGCCCGGCGACCTGCTCAGCGTCGCCACCACCGATGTCACCACCAGCACCCGCGGCATGACCACCCTCACCTCGGTCCCCGGCCAACTCGTCACCGTCACCGGCTCCCTCATCGTGCTCAGCCTGCTCGACCTACGCCTCGCCGTCGTCGTCGCCATCTCCACACCCCTGCTCATCGCCCTCTCCGTGTACGGAGTCCGACCCCTGCGGCCCTACACCCGCAAAGAACGCGCCGCCGAAGCCGCCGCCGTCGGCTCCGCCTCCGACCTCACCGCAGGACTCCGCGTCGTCCAAGGGCTCGACGCCGAAGAACGCGCCCGCGAACGCTTCGCCGACACCAGCCGCAAAGCGCTCGCCGCGACCATCGCCGCCCGGCGAGCCAGAGGAATCTTCAGCTCCTCGATCGCAGGCGCCGTCGGACTCTTCGTCGCCGCCCTCACCATCACCGCCGCCCACCTCGGCCTGAGCGGACAACTCACCGTCGGTGAAGTCGTCGCCGTCGCCGGGCTCGCCCAGACGATGGGCCCACCCCTGCGCAGCCTCGGCGTCGACACCGCCAGCGTGCTCAGCACCGCCCACGCCTCGGCCGACCGCGTCGTCGACCTCCTCGTCGTCCCCCCGGCCCGCACCTACGGCGACGTCCCCGGCATTGAAGGAGCACCCACCCTCACCTTCGACCAGGTCACCCTTCCCCCGCTGATCACCGCGCCCCTCACCCTGGAACTCCCCGGCACAGGCATCACCGCGCTGATCGCACCCGGCACCTACGCCGAAGCCCTCTCCGACCTGTGCGCCCGCCGTCGCGACCCGGCAACCGGAACGATCCGGCTCGCAGACACCGACCTCCAGACCCTGACTCCCGCCGCGCACCTGGCCGCCCTCGCCGCACCTCCCCACCAGAGCGACCTGTTCGACGGCACCATCCTGGAGAACATCACCCTGGACCGGCCACCCGTCACTGCCGTAGAACGAGCCCGGTTGGACGCAGTGCTGCGTGCCACCACCTGCGATGACGTCGCCGCCAGCCAGCCCCTGGGCTGGGACACCCCGGTCGGAGAGGGCGGGCGCGCCCTCTCCGGAGGGCAACGGCAACGGGTCGCCCTCGCCCGAGCCCTGTACACCGACCGGCCGCTCCTCGTCCTCACCCACCCGACGACCAGCGTCGACCCGGCGACCAATGCCCGGATCTCGGCACACCTCCCGGAGATCCGGGCCGACCGCGGCACCCTGCTCGTGACCACGTCACCACAGCTGCTGGCGGTGGCAGACCTCGTCGTCCAGCTGGACGAGAACGGGCAGGTCCGCCGCCGCGGCCGCCACACCGACCTGCTCGCCGACGAGGCCTATCGACAGGTGCTTTCCTAGGCGTAAGAGGCTGTCCTGGAAGGTTTTTTGGCATCCTCAAGAGATGACCGAAGACCAGGACACCAGGACGATGCGCCAGCGCATGGACGATGGAGACCTCTACCAGGCGGACGATCCCGAACTCGTCGAGATCCGCCTACGGTGCGCCGATCTACAGGAAACCTACAATTCGACCGCCGAACGCCAGGAAGACCTACGAGCCGAGGTGCTCCGAGCCCTGCTCGGCCATTGCGGACAGGACGTCATCATCCGGCCCCCGTTGCTCCTCGACTACGGCATCAACTTCAGCATCGGCGACCGCAGCTTCGTGAACTACAACCTCGTCGCCCTCGACGTCGCCCGGATCACCATCGGCGAGGACTGCTTCCTTGGCCCCAACGTGCAACTCCTCACCCCCTCCCACCCCATCGAGCCCGGGCCACGTCGGGCGCGCTGGGAATCGGCGAAACCCATCGTCCTGGGCAACAACGTGTGGCTCGGCGGCGGAGTCATCGTGCTGCCAGGAGTGACCATCGGGGACAACACGATCGTCGGTGCCGGTTCAGTCGTCACCAAGGACCTGCCTGCCGATGTCGTCGCCGTGGGCAACCCCGCCCGCATCGTCCGCCACATCGAGGACACCGACGATCGAGCGCCCGAAGCCTCGACCGACTAGCGTTCCTCCCATCACCACCACAACATCCTCACCGGCCCCGACCGGGACACCCCTGCCCCTGGCCACCGGGCGACGTGCTGCCGCTGTCGCCTGGGCCACCGGACAAGGGCTGCGGCGCACCCTCGTCCTGGCCGTCGCCGCCATGACCACGGCAGCCCTGCTCGACCTGGTCGTCCCCCACCAGGCCGGACGCATCGTCGACGCCGTCCGGGCCGGCGCCGGACCGGGCAGCCTCACCCCGCACGCCGTGGCGATGATCGCTGCGATCCTCACCAGCGGAGTGGCCGGCGGCATCGGACTCTCCCTCGCCCCGGCCTTCTTCGCCTCGGTGCTGACCCGACTACGAGAACGGATGCTCCACGCCGCACTCGACCTACCGCAGACGACGGTGGAACGTGCCGGACTGGCCGACCTGGCCTCCCGGATCGGCGACGACGTCTCCCGCGCGCGCGACGCCGCCACGTTGGTCATTCCGCGCATCGTCTCCACCGGCATCCTGATCACGGTGTCCGGGTTGGGGATCGCCGCGGCCCACCCGGCCTTCCTCGCGGCCATCGCCGTCGGAGCGACCGGGCATGTCCTGCTGATCCGCTGGTACTGGCCGCGAGCCTCACAGGCGTATGTGGCTGAACGGGCGTCGTCGGCGCACCAGGCCGGTCACGTGCTGGCGACGGTGCACGGGCTGGACAGTGTGCACACCTACGGAGTGCAGAGGATGCGTCGACGGCTGGTGGCCGAGAGCTCCTGGGCGTTGTGCCGTCGGAGGATGCACGGGCGTCGGCTGGTCATCACCCTGAGTGCAGGGTTGCTGCTGGTCGAAGCGGCGACCGTGTCGATGCTGTTGGTGGTCGGTGACGTGCTGGTCGGGCAGGGGAGTGTCTCTGTCGGGGAAACGACTGCGGCGGTGTTGATCCTGGTGCGGATCTTCGGCCCGGTGCGGTTCATCCTGTTCTTCCTCGACGACTTCCAGGCGGCGCTGGTGGCCTTACGGCGGATCGTAGGAGTGATCGACCTGCCGGGGCGTCCGCCGCCCACCTCCGTCGAGGGAGGTGACGGCGGGATCCGGCTCGAGGGGGTCTCCTTCTCCTACGACGGTTCTCATCGAGTGCTGCACGAGGTGGACCTGCATGTCCGCCCTGGTGAGGTCGTCGCTGTGGTGGGCGCCTCCGGGGCGGGTAAATCGACCCTGTCCGGTGTGGTGGCCGGCACATTGCAGCCGGACAGCGGCCGGGTCGTCGTCGGAGGTGGCTCCCGGCAGAAGGCCGGTCGTCCACGGGTCGTCCTGGTCTCTCAGGATGTGCACACCTTCTCCGGTCCTCTCCGGGAGGACGTCCTGTTGGCTCTGCCTCCAGGGGCGGAGGGCGCCGACGATCCCGACGCTCAAGCGGCTCTGCTGCACCGGTCGCTGGCCGAGGTGGGCGCGGAGTCGTGGGTGTCGGCGTTGCCCGACGGCGTGGACACGGTCATCGGACGGATGGGGTACCGGCTCGACCCGTCGCGGGCGCAGCAGCTGGCGTTGGCCAGGGTGCTGGTGGCCGACCCGGCGGTCGTCGTGCTCGACGAGGCCACCGCCGAGGCGGGCAGCGCCGGAGCGGGGGTCCTCGACGAAGCCGCGCAGGCGGTGATCCGGGGTCGGACCGCACTGGTGGTCGCTCACCGCCTGAGCCAGGCGGTGAGCGCGGACCGGGTCGTGGTGATGGCGCAGGGGCGCATCGTCGACCAAGGGACGCCGGAGGAGCTGATCTCCCGGCCGGGGCCTTTCCAGGAGCTGTGGCAGGCCTGGGGGGAGCACCGCTGACCGGGGCCTTTTTACTGGCCCGGTACCACCACCGCTGGTGATTCGGTGTGCTGCAGTACGCGTCGGCTGGTGGAGCCCAGGAGCAGGCCGGTGAATCCGCCATGGCCGCGGCTGCCGACCACGACCATCGAGGCCTGACGGGAGTGCCCGACGAGTAGTTCGACCGGCGAAGTGTGTTGGACGTCGATGTGAATGTCGAGACCGGGCCGTTCCGCAGTGACCCGGGAAGCCACCTCGGAGACGGTGCGGTTCAGGTTGGCGATCACTTCGTGGCTGGGTGCGGGGCCCGGCATCATCAGGCTGGCTTCGGTGGTAACCGGGATCCCGAAATCCCAGGCGGTGGCGATGCGCAACGGACGTTTCAGGACTTCGGCCTGTTCGGCGGCGAACTCGACGGCACGGGTGGAGTGCTCTTCGCTGACGTATCCCACGACGACGGGGCCGTCAGGGTGGTCCTCGCTGTCAGGGTGGTCGGGGATGACCACGACGGGGCCGCGAGCGTGGGTGACGACCTGGTCGGCCACCCCACCGAGGAAGATCGAGGAGATCGCGCCGAGCCCACGGGTACCGATGACCACGATCCCTGGTTCGGCGCTGGCC
It contains:
- a CDS encoding DUF417 family protein; the encoded protein is MKTGKLKEILQPLLERLMAFDRAAMTLTRLGLITVTVWIGGLKIIPYEAEGIIHFVSNSPFMSWLYKDPGNYKKHRNPEGALVQANKDWHLMNGTYPAALFIGAIIVIIGIMIALHWLSPLIGALGGLALFAMSFATLSFLFTTPEAWVPNLGDAHHGFPYLSGVGRLVIKDAIMMGASLVVGIDSARIVLARWSAQDAQENSRAAA
- a CDS encoding DUF4184 family protein; translation: MPVTFAHPAAVLPLSRSGLPLSALVVGSMVPDLPLFLGVEGFYGFTHSVSGLVTVDLAAGVVIWWLWVAWLWPCLADAAPGVVRRRLPPVVPGRVLPPGGVSSAGRSWLLVPLGVVLGAVTHAVWDEFTHAGRWGATHIPWLAASHGGLPGVSWAQYASGLFGLSACLAAVVVAWRRRPVGELVARRHPRSTVILWAAPAAGVVGAVVAAGLLAHDLRSAVYLAITKGALSAVVAAVAVAVFVGKGMRA
- a CDS encoding sugar O-acetyltransferase, coding for MTEDQDTRTMRQRMDDGDLYQADDPELVEIRLRCADLQETYNSTAERQEDLRAEVLRALLGHCGQDVIIRPPLLLDYGINFSIGDRSFVNYNLVALDVARITIGEDCFLGPNVQLLTPSHPIEPGPRRARWESAKPIVLGNNVWLGGGVIVLPGVTIGDNTIVGAGSVVTKDLPADVVAVGNPARIVRHIEDTDDRAPEASTD
- a CDS encoding ABC transporter ATP-binding protein; its protein translation is MSSPWATPPASSATSRTPTIERPKPRPTSVPPITTTTSSPAPTGTPLPLATGRRAAAVAWATGQGLRRTLVLAVAAMTTAALLDLVVPHQAGRIVDAVRAGAGPGSLTPHAVAMIAAILTSGVAGGIGLSLAPAFFASVLTRLRERMLHAALDLPQTTVERAGLADLASRIGDDVSRARDAATLVIPRIVSTGILITVSGLGIAAAHPAFLAAIAVGATGHVLLIRWYWPRASQAYVAERASSAHQAGHVLATVHGLDSVHTYGVQRMRRRLVAESSWALCRRRMHGRRLVITLSAGLLLVEAATVSMLLVVGDVLVGQGSVSVGETTAAVLILVRIFGPVRFILFFLDDFQAALVALRRIVGVIDLPGRPPPTSVEGGDGGIRLEGVSFSYDGSHRVLHEVDLHVRPGEVVAVVGASGAGKSTLSGVVAGTLQPDSGRVVVGGGSRQKAGRPRVVLVSQDVHTFSGPLREDVLLALPPGAEGADDPDAQAALLHRSLAEVGAESWVSALPDGVDTVIGRMGYRLDPSRAQQLALARVLVADPAVVVLDEATAEAGSAGAGVLDEAAQAVIRGRTALVVAHRLSQAVSADRVVVMAQGRIVDQGTPEELISRPGPFQELWQAWGEHR
- a CDS encoding ASCH domain-containing protein — its product is MTQRMSMWEGYEHLVRRGLKLQTIRVDDPFAVGPVVIFFERSSGEVVEIPAEVVSVVSMRRAELTEEIARVDGFGSLAELQAALDRHYPGLSAEVSVDVVSYCLVSGPAAVR
- a CDS encoding ABC transporter transmembrane domain-containing protein translates to MATSPATSHRTPSCLEDTLTTTPQDNDPATRDTPPLDHTGLTGGPQLVRRLIRREHRRLLATALAAATISGLTLVIPLAIGRAIDAGLVARDLTGGALWIAVILTAYLLRAAATLMRLIGDRGANHAGHDLRLAVLDRLLDPTGLAGDRRLPGDLLSVATTDVTTSTRGMTTLTSVPGQLVTVTGSLIVLSLLDLRLAVVVAISTPLLIALSVYGVRPLRPYTRKERAAEAAAVGSASDLTAGLRVVQGLDAEERARERFADTSRKALAATIAARRARGIFSSSIAGAVGLFVAALTITAAHLGLSGQLTVGEVVAVAGLAQTMGPPLRSLGVDTASVLSTAHASADRVVDLLVVPPARTYGDVPGIEGAPTLTFDQVTLPPLITAPLTLELPGTGITALIAPGTYAEALSDLCARRRDPATGTIRLADTDLQTLTPAAHLAALAAPPHQSDLFDGTILENITLDRPPVTAVERARLDAVLRATTCDDVAASQPLGWDTPVGEGGRALSGGQRQRVALARALYTDRPLLVLTHPTTSVDPATNARISAHLPEIRADRGTLLVTTSPQLLAVADLVVQLDENGQVRRRGRHTDLLADEAYRQVLS
- a CDS encoding FtsX-like permease family protein, which translates into the protein MNAVVKKLHLSSTLTLAVAQVRKYHIMVSLAFLGCLSCLLPLATAASVERTTSLSQEQIRERSYGTYDGIVETSDGRPLSEEARELLGPHAMMQHIESAQVTHEAKSAEATGRIFPADDQRLKSLTVVKNGSFSPAPDSLALTEALAQRIGAAVGSEVTIDNSRFTVSAVHVDPQDIRRLGWVAPPSAADRLPGLTARSSYLTSTQPAESFLTSHHAKYLVQPDTEVSYRTKTHGLGLGSSAALIATFLVVLMAVLIGFSSILLKEQEKDFICLHRVGLPQQVITLSAISPLLIGATLGILASYAATPLLTERIVRALEERHGQLWGTVKDISPEFRWILTLALIAFIAASWWQCRRFFAEYIHRRSQKNIAERTTATICIGLLALGILCAWIGSTNPNWQPMILAGIFLIAVALFVLVPRVLPLMARRVVRRALPPLISVPMQAVARSGRRNNGIVCAFTALIGTAVFIHVVAFGLQIGVADYHVSPLDTKDSVVNTTRALTQQEQQRLDTKATWQRGMMSDGTRRDFVYGGSHQVLCRSLPPGSARHPAEEVCRQEQLGSFTNSNLTIADVESASYLAGAELSDEERKEFAAGRLALTKGSGWPDVVPVGTSTPEFTEKATIRTRSFPYQERSANHPGLVVSPAVLRHWPWLELEDRYDYAVVSRPGAEIFRSLPEDQELRAHFYERFRNSASAPAEAVTTWSVLFAMALTGAIATFIVLAWKRQDARNRGVLQAIGCSPWMAKGTTSVMFTVVIGVSSVVGAGAGAYLAWCMIRPTVMVFPPLYGALAITFAPVVAALSVVWLSRNDRPITKRAQA
- a CDS encoding ABC transporter ATP-binding protein is translated as MLLQAKSLGMDFPDGKRQRTIFQDINFSVPPGESLALTGTSGCGKSTILNILGGLLTPTEGSVLIGDTVLSAVSASQQAKFRSTHIGFVFQEWNLVSYLTALDNIALPLQLNGLTVKESRAQAQSTLEKVQMGSLSRSLPEQLSGGEQQRVAVARALVGDKSVILADEPTGSLDSINSTIVIDLLMEQAHARGMCCIIATHDAEIAHRCHEVLDLEQCDKSLSSQARREYS
- a CDS encoding universal stress protein, which gives rise to MNSPRPRVLIGYDDSEQARRAIGWAADYARARSWPLEVVTARTLPLPPFGPTGVITDPFLVDDGPYESALQQACSALKSSHPEVEITYRTVDPTASRALIEASAEPGIVVIGTRGLGAISSIFLGGVADQVVTHARGPVVVIPDHPDSEDHPDGPVVVGYVSEEHSTRAVEFAAEQAEVLKRPLRIATAWDFGIPVTTEASLMMPGPAPSHEVIANLNRTVSEVASRVTAERPGLDIHIDVQHTSPVELLVGHSRQASMVVVGSRGHGGFTGLLLGSTSRRVLQHTESPAVVVPGQ